In a single window of the Leptospiraceae bacterium genome:
- a CDS encoding adenylate/guanylate cyclase domain-containing protein: protein MLYTGVISLFKGLRSARFYLLGWTFALLGVFIFSAKTFGFLPNNFWTVHGFEFGGALEIILFSLALADRINILKKEKEESQKALIAEQEESIATQKELIHSYARFVPEQLLTFLGKDIITKVGLGDSVQKDMTILFSDIRAFTSISETLSPSENFGFINSYLETMGPIIRKHNGFIDKYIGDAIMALFPQKPSDAIDASIEMLEELYKLNVKRKTKGFASISIGIGIHTGSQMLGIIGEKERMEGTVISDVVNTASRLEGLTKAYSTALLISEDVLAGVADKSKYEYRFLDTVKVKGKNKAVRILEILNGVSPRIRELKLQTKPDFEAGIDLYNHKKFKDSIKKMKSVLKKDSKDKAAELYIERCNFYLKNGIDPNWDGIEKLDFK from the coding sequence ATGCTATATACAGGAGTAATATCTTTATTCAAAGGGTTAAGGTCAGCTAGATTTTATTTATTAGGATGGACATTTGCTTTGCTTGGAGTGTTTATTTTTAGTGCCAAAACTTTCGGATTTCTTCCAAATAATTTTTGGACTGTTCATGGTTTCGAATTTGGTGGGGCACTTGAAATAATTTTATTCTCCCTCGCCCTAGCCGACCGCATCAATATTCTCAAAAAAGAAAAAGAAGAATCTCAAAAAGCGCTAATAGCCGAACAAGAAGAATCCATTGCAACACAGAAAGAGTTAATTCACTCTTATGCCCGCTTCGTCCCAGAACAACTCTTAACCTTCCTCGGAAAAGACATTATTACAAAAGTAGGACTTGGTGATTCTGTGCAGAAGGATATGACGATTTTGTTTTCCGACATACGGGCATTTACCTCTATTTCGGAAACTTTGAGTCCGAGTGAGAACTTTGGATTTATCAATTCGTATTTGGAGACGATGGGACCGATCATTCGTAAGCACAATGGGTTTATAGATAAATACATTGGAGACGCAATCATGGCTTTGTTTCCGCAGAAGCCATCGGACGCGATTGATGCTTCGATTGAAATGCTAGAAGAATTGTATAAACTAAACGTTAAGCGTAAGACTAAAGGCTTTGCTTCTATTTCGATTGGAATTGGAATTCATACCGGAAGTCAGATGCTTGGAATCATTGGCGAGAAAGAGCGCATGGAAGGAACTGTCATTTCCGATGTTGTAAATACTGCGTCCCGATTGGAAGGGTTAACCAAGGCTTACTCTACTGCACTTCTTATTAGCGAGGATGTATTAGCCGGAGTAGCGGATAAGAGCAAATACGAATATCGTTTTCTAGATACCGTCAAAGTAAAAGGCAAGAACAAAGCAGTTCGCATTTTAGAAATTCTAAACGGGGTTTCTCCTCGTATCCGCGAATTGAAATTACAAACCAAGCCTGATTTTGAAGCGGGAATTGATTTGTATAATCACAAGAAATTTAAAGACTCTATTAAAAAAATGAAATCTGTTCTAAAAAAAGATTCGAAGGACAAAGCCGCCGAGCTTTACATCGAGCGATGTAATTTTTATTTGAAGAATGGAATTGATCCCAACTGGGATGGAATTGAGAAGTTAGATTTTAAGTGA